Proteins from a genomic interval of Zingiber officinale cultivar Zhangliang chromosome 2A, Zo_v1.1, whole genome shotgun sequence:
- the LOC122043683 gene encoding cell division cycle protein 48 homolog, with protein MHLREERFLHEHAYQSSDRFMLVDLERIAKDTHGYVGADLAALCTKAALQCIREKMDIIDLEDESIDAEILNSMSVTNEHFKTALGSSNPSALRETVVEVPNVSWDDIGGLENVKRELQEVVCWICLRFYVHQV; from the exons ATGCATCTTAGAGAGGAAAGGTTCCTGCATGAACATGCTTATCAATCTTCTGATCGATTTATGCTG GTTGATTTGGAAAGGATTGCTAAGGATACACATGGCTATGTTGGGGCTGACCTTGCTGCTTTATGCACTAAAGCTGCTCTCCAGTGTATCCGTGAAAAGATGGACATAATTGATCTAGAAGATGAATCAATTGATGCTGAGATTCTCAATTCTATGTCTGTTACAAATGAACACTTTAAGACTGCTTTGGGATCTAGTAACCCATCTGCCCTCCGTGAAACT GTTGTTGAAGTACCAAATGTCAGCTGGGATGATATTGGTGGGCTGGAAAATGTCAAGAGGGAACTGCAAGAGGTAGTTTGCTGGATATGTTTGAGGTTTTATGTCCACCAAGTGtga